ATACTAAGGGCATAACATGTAATAAACAGACAAAATATAACAAAGTATTCTAAAATGATACTTGCAGCCTAACCATACTTATCGTGTAGTTGGCAAGTTTGACCTATATACATTTAATAGGTCATATATAACATTTGCAATCATATTTCATATATGAAACATTAGTTTCTTTCAAGAGTGTCTAACTGTCAGATAACAAGTGTTAAGTATCAACCAACCTAAGCCATGTGGACccatacaaaagaaaaattacTGGTTTGACCCAAAACATAACCTACCTGACTAGCTGATTTTGATAGCTCAGGGATAAACATAGACGGTTGTTTATAAGTGATGTTTCACTGGTTTGTTAAAAGGGAGATAGTCGGCTAGTTaataagagaagaaaaaaaaacacacgaGAGCTAAGCATACCTGCCATAACCAGTATATCTGGGGATCGGTTTCCTTATACCCACTATATTCAGTATGTGCCTGCCAATCATCCACAGAAATAGCACTTTCACTTCCATGAAGCATGCCATCCAGATCATCAAGCTCTAAGCTTTTGAAAAAGAGCTTGCGAGTCTTTTCCTTCCCAATAATATCTGTAAACCCTTCAGCAAACTTGTTCACCTGCTCACTGACAGACGTCACGAACCGATGCTTAATAAGAAGCTCGACATACTCCTTCCTATTTCTACTATTCACGACAATGTTCTTGCCATTAGGAAAAAGCTCCACAACTTTCATGGATCCTAATTCTTCGACTTCATGTACAAATGTTAGACCAAGTGCATCTTGATCTACTATAAGGGGATCCATTTCCAATATTTGCTTGCAGCTACTATACATGAATGGATCTGCATCGTTGATATCTTCCAAAGAGACATCATCTCCAGCCAGTTGCACAAAAAAAGCACGATCAAAAACGATGCCGACTTGTATTTTATGCACCAACGCTAGGGCTGAAACCCTGCCTGCAAACTTGAAATACTGGAGGTGCAAGGGATCCACCCTAGATGCtgcaaatataataaaacaGGGATTGGTCGCCTTGTcaatacaaaagaaaaacaaaatgcgaaattaaaaattaaaaaccgtGTGAACATCTCATGTGAAAAGTGTTCAGAGTACATTAACACAAACTGGTTTCAAACCACGTTCATTAAAGTCAGATGTGCAAGTAGAAAACAATATACAAGTAAAGTAGATTGTTGTTATTATGATTATAGAACAATGGCGCATTCAACGTGGACTGTGCTACTTCAAGACGTGAGAGCATATTGACGATTGACACTAATGAAGTCCAATATATCATCCACGGTTCATCAGTGGCATAGCCTATCATGATTGTAGTCCAGGCACTTGGTAATCAAATACTCGTTTACAATCAATCAGATTTTAAGTAAAAGATCAAAGCTGTTACAATACAAAGCATCTATTCTCCAGAACCTGGATTAACATTGAGGctgatttatatttatcatcaacTCTTCAATCCCTTCATCTGAACTATTTTAACTCTAACATTAATACAACCATTTGAGACTACAAGACAATACCATAATAATTTGCAAGACTAGCAAGTGTCAATGAGACAACATCCAACAAAGATGATAAGACCCCAACTACCTAATGcataaaaagtcaaaactgATACTTTGCTTCGGAAAGGCAATCAGAAGATTGATCAAGAAACAGTATAACGACACACACATCACAATACTCAAGATACTCTTCTATATTTTTCTTTCGCACCCCTTTTAACAGTTAACTGAGACAATCTTAAGCACAAAtgtaattaacatatttttccaCACATGATTTATGAACTTAAGTTTCAAACATACCATACAAAATTTCTTGTGTAAGCAACATAAGCAAGTAATCAGGTATTTAAGCTTTCACAGAACTACATTCATCTCTTAGAAAAGTTGGCATCATATGGTCATGCAAAATAGCTGTAAATATCCTTCAATGACTTGTAAATTGCAAATAAATCCAAAATGCCATTCGTTGCAAAAGATACAATGCTCATAAAAAAAGGTGTTGGATATGTATATAGTTTCCATGTTTTGGAAGGACGTGGATAAAATTGTACCACAAAAATCAGTAGTCTTCATAGCCTTTCCCACAGGatgtccttcatttaaaattaacACATGACTAAATAATTGCATATACTTTCCAAGAGGAAATAGTTTCTGAAAAGGATTTATTAGATATATGATAAGCTCAACTATGGAAGTTGCGATTTAGTGGATTTTCTCTTGTCGGTTAAGAGAAGCTTAGAGTATGCTTGACAGCTTAACTAAGGGAAGAATGCTTAACAAACCATCCACAAACCAATCCCACGTTGACTTGACACCCGTAACAAATTTTTCATATTCAAGGGGTTGTTGTAAACAGCAAACAGAACCAAACTATTACAACTAGTTTCTAATATTGATAGCATATGGATGTATTCACAATACAGTTAACATAACTTGTAGTGGTCTACAAGGAGTATAATAAACAGGAAGTAGATCAAAAGATCAAGTAAACGTTGTTTTCTCCAACTAGACCAAATAAAAAGACCAGCTTTTTCCTCAGCTTAAGGAATTGGGAGCTGTTGTTGTAGCTGTTACCTTAGCTTTCCACCTACCGCAAAACATTCCCACCATTATACGTTACTATATGCAGATAACAACCAAATTTAATACTAAAAGTACTAAACTATCAGTATTTTCGTAGTACAACATACTACAGTTCAGTTCTGTAAGTCGCACTGCTAAACTGATACAGCCTAAATCCCAAATACTTTCTAAGACTCTCTTCTCATAAGGTTGTCAAATATAGAAACTAAATGTTTCACATATCCCATATAGTAAACATACAGTGTCTCCATTGTATAAGCACCTTAGGGAACTGATAGTTccattacccttaatgaaactGAAAGGCATACCGACATTTAATAAACATAAGTAATACAAGACTGAAAATTGCACAATCATTTGGACAGACGTGAGAAGCTTTAACCTGGGTTAGGAAAGAATCTTCTGCGATCATTCGGGCAAGCAACAAATAGAGCATTTTGAGGATTAAATATTTCTTGACACACCAAGAAAAACCATTCGCGTAACACACCGGGACCTGTAGCTTCCTCATTTTTGAACGCCATAAATATTCCTCCACGCAACTTAGTAGGTTCTTCGGTTGCTATATACTCAAAAGATTCAGCCAATAAATTAGTTCTGTCGATAAGCATCTCATGAAGGTCATCGTAATCCTCATCCATCTCTGGAAGCAACATCATTGCCAAATGCCTCCTTGCTTCAAAGTCCAAAAGATCCTTATGCCCACGAATCCACTTATAGTCCTCACCTCTTTTAGCATACTTAACAATAAGATGGCAAAAGGAGACCTTAACCGACTTCAGGTTTGACCAAAAGAGTCCTTCAGCACCCTGATAAAGTTTAGCAATACCAAACAACTCCTTCAATATAACAAGGTACTGATCATATCCAAGATCTTTATTCTGTTCCGTTGCCAAATGACCCTCCATCTTCTCAAGACATAATCTCACTTTCTCCAACATCTCGAACAAAATCATGAATAACATTTTTATCTCGTCGTCAAAACAAGGAAGGGTATACATAATCGGAACAGGTATAACCTCACCAAAATCCGGAACTTCTTTTATCGCAGCCTTCACCGGCTGCAAGAACTTGCCAAAATCACGAACATCACTCGACGAAGGAGTGCAATTCACCAAACTGAAATCATCATTCAACTTACTGGCAATCTCAGTAACAAACGGGAACACATCCTCAACGGCAACGACACAAGTCTTACTACTAGTGCCACCAAAATCCTCGTAAGACGTTAAACTCCTCCCAAGACTAAGATCCTCCACTATTGACCCTAAGCGATTCCTACATAAATTATACAAGTCATCATCTCTGGAAACACCTCTACCAAGCAACTTACAAAATTCCAAGACGACAGGCGCACACAACGTATACAAAGGCTTAGCCAACATAGTCctgttataattaataaaattacgAATACATTCATCGGCACATTCCTTATTACCTAAATGCGGGGAAATATAAAGCATAACCAACGCTTTGGGGGCGCACAAGGACTGAAATATATTCAAATGAGCTACCAAATGGTCTTCCCTAATATCCTCTTTAGCAGTCATTTCTAGAAACTCAATGAGCTTCGAATTAACGGATTTCAAACAAACATTCTTTTCACCTTTACATAACCTATAAATCTTGCAAATAAGCTCATCGATCACCTGCCAGACTTGGGGATGCTCGGTGCTTCGCATCCGTCCCACCAAATGCAAATTGGAATCATTTTTTATCATACACTCAGCCAAGCTTTGCTCCCACTGAAGCTGGCGGCCGCAGTAGATCAATCGCTGCTCCATCATCGGGATTCCGGTGACCGACTGTAGTTTCTCATGGATTAACTTCAACTTATCATCCGGGTGTCCGTAAAGTACTAGAGTTTTGGCCGAAGAGATCATCCGGACGAAGAATTGGATACGGTTAGGGTACCAAAACGACGGCGTTTGATTCTGTGAAGTGGATTCTGAGAGGTTAGTGGGTTGTGGCAAGTAAGGATGGTGAAAAGGGTGGGCTGAGGAGGATGGTGGTGGGGAATTAGGGTTATAAGTGTCTTTATGCATCTTGGCTGGGTGATGAGGATCATAATAATCGCTGGCTTGTTCGTAATCGTCGAGCTTTCGTTTGATTCGACTGAAGTCGATTATGGTGTGTGAGTCTGgttgatgatgacgatgatgatgaaatgaCATTATTCAACAACAACagggaggaggaggaggagtaTTTTGGTGACGATAAATTGATGGCTGGGTGGATGGTTTTATGTGTTACggacttttattcttttaat
The sequence above is drawn from the Erigeron canadensis isolate Cc75 chromosome 4, C_canadensis_v1, whole genome shotgun sequence genome and encodes:
- the LOC122595702 gene encoding E3 ubiquitin-protein ligase UPL5-like, which produces MSFHHHRHHQPDSHTIIDFSRIKRKLDDYEQASDYYDPHHPAKMHKDTYNPNSPPPSSSAHPFHHPYLPQPTNLSESTSQNQTPSFWYPNRIQFFVRMISSAKTLVLYGHPDDKLKLIHEKLQSVTGIPMMEQRLIYCGRQLQWEQSLAECMIKNDSNLHLVGRMRSTEHPQVWQVIDELICKIYRLCKGEKNVCLKSVNSKLIEFLEMTAKEDIREDHLVAHLNIFQSLCAPKALVMLYISPHLGNKECADECIRNFINYNRTMLAKPLYTLCAPVVLEFCKLLGRGVSRDDDLYNLCRNRLGSIVEDLSLGRSLTSYEDFGGTSSKTCVVAVEDVFPFVTEIASKLNDDFSLVNCTPSSSDVRDFGKFLQPVKAAIKEVPDFGEVIPVPIMYTLPCFDDEIKMLFMILFEMLEKVRLCLEKMEGHLATEQNKDLGYDQYLVILKELFGIAKLYQGAEGLFWSNLKSVKVSFCHLIVKYAKRGEDYKWIRGHKDLLDFEARRHLAMMLLPEMDEDYDDLHEMLIDRTNLLAESFEYIATEEPTKLRGGIFMAFKNEEATGPGVLREWFFLVCQEIFNPQNALFVACPNDRRRFFPNPASRVDPLHLQYFKFAGRVSALALVHKIQVGIVFDRAFFVQLAGDDVSLEDINDADPFMYSSCKQILEMDPLIVDQDALGLTFVHEVEELGSMKVVELFPNGKNIVVNSRNRKEYVELLIKHRFVTSVSEQVNKFAEGFTDIIGKEKTRKLFFKSLELDDLDGMLHGSESAISVDDWQAHTEYSGYKETDPQIYWLWQIIGEMTAKQRMVLLFFWTSLKHLPVEGFRGLASKLYVYKSNDSIDLLPSSHTCFYRICFPAYPSIDVMRERLNIITQDHVGCSFGTW